One Helianthus annuus cultivar XRQ/B chromosome 12, HanXRQr2.0-SUNRISE, whole genome shotgun sequence genomic region harbors:
- the LOC110893073 gene encoding uncharacterized protein LOC110893073, translated as MEPDEPYYLAWERFQNLCARCSQHGLSDWALCKKFYNGLTQETRDRFDTNAGGHMMGILTVAECLERFEAFAQSQSQSRADQRYQSGNSNTTTSAPARGVNHVAMDPSLAAVLENMTRELKEIRAKVDKCEFCRGGHDTSACPLLVGEEQVDFVGGGQGRGQTSGFGNNNFGSGWRNNNNNFASNNNFRSNGPPGFQIAQNPNRGLGSLFGGGSNGQVKDGGSSSQAQTGQGSSYDLGGSLERMEAMMSQLIVRDQTTQKKLSEHDLMLKNHQAAFQDLQRVVGDMSRKLEERLPGQFAGNTQPNPNAHVKAITTRSGKTVGNPRVEERVVDEDGDIVDEEIEMEAPGKVQSRLRPASTAQPGESQGEKRVEKPPIDVRPSPLVNHAYVPFPSRLKNQKYSREYGQFLDIFKQLKINLPFIEALQSMPKYAKFLKDLLRNKEKLGELSNVPLHGGCSAVVSNQLPEKLTDPGVFTIPCLFGSNTNTRALANLGASINLMPFSLYEKLDLGELSPTRMTLSLADRSVKHPRGIVENLLVKVDKFVFPADFVILDMEADENVSLILGRPFLNTAKALIDVFLGTITLRAGEESVVFKVMNSRGPSDRVQAVSLVRECEKDERDEEKVVSGPSLEKVIGLKCGDPPDRRVEELEARMVRLESKLEILSKAQLGEKLRYDESRFKPQDEELRGCESDKGVWIDSSNDVTPRKWVW; from the coding sequence ATGGAACCCGACGAGCCTTACTACCTTGCGTGGGAGCGTTTCCAAAACCTGTGTGCTCGTTGCTCCCAGCATGGTCTTTCCGACTGGGCTTTATGTAAGAAATTTTATAACGGTCTCACCCAAGAGACTCGTGATAGGTTCGATACTAATGCGGGAGGGCATATGATGGGTATTCTTACTGTTGCTGAGTGTTTAGAGCGTTTTGAGGCATTTGCTCAGTCTCAATCTCAATCGCGAGCCGATCAGCGGTATCAAAGTGGTAATTCAAATACCACTACTAGTGCACCCGCCCGTGGGGTGAACCATGTCGCCATGGACCCTAGTTTGGCTGCTGTATTGGAAAACATGACTCGAGAGCTTAAGGAGATTAGAGCTAAGGTTGATAAGTGTGAGTTTTGCCGAGGGGGTCACGACACGAGTGCGTGTCCGTTGCTAGTTGGTGAGGAGCAAGTTGATTTCGTAGGAGGAGGTCAAGGTAGAGGTCAAACTAGTGGGTTTGGTAATAATAACTTTGGTTCGGGTTggcgtaataataataataattttgctTCTAACAACAATTTTCGCTCAAACGGACCCCCTGGTTTTCAAATAGCTCAAAACCCAAATAGGGGTTTAGGTTCACTCTTTGGTGGGGGTTCAAATGGGCAGGTCAAGGATGGGGGGTCGAGTAGTCAGGCTCAAACAGGTCAGGGTTCAAGTTATGATCTAGGGGGTAGTCTAGAAAGAATGGAGGCAATGATGAGTCAATTAATTGTTAGGGATCAAACCACCCAAAAGAAACTTAGCGAACATGACCTTATGCTTAAAAATCACCAAGCTGCTTTCCAAGACCTTCAAAGGGTTGTAGGCGATATGTCTAGAAAGTTAGAGGAGAGATTACCCGGTCAGTTTGCGGGTAACACCCAACCTAACCCGAATGCTCATGTAAAGGCCATTACCACTCGTAGTGGCAAAACAGTAGGGAACCCGAGAGTAGAGGAGAGAGTAGTCGATGAGGATGGAGATATTGTAGACGAAGAGATAGAGATGGAGGCTCCCGGCAAAGTGCAATCGAGGCTgcgcccagcaagtaccgcacagccCGGTGAGTCTCAAGGTGAGAAGAGAGTAGAGAAACCTCCTATAGATGTTAGACCTTCACCTTTAGTGAACCATGCGTACGTTCCGTTTCCCTCACGCCTTAAGAACCAAAAATACTCAAGGGAATACGGACAATTTCTAGACATCTTCAAACAATTGAAGATAAATCTTCCGTTTATAGAGGCACTTCAATCGATGCCTAAGTACGCGAAGTTCTTGAAAGATCTCCTTAGGAACAAGGAGAAGTTAGGAGAGTTGTCGAATGTCCCATTGCATGGAGGATGTTCGGCCGTTGTCTCAAATCAGCTTCCTGAAAAGCTTACCGATCCCGGTGTTTTCACAATTCCTTGTCTATTTGGTAGTAACACTAATACTAGAGCTTTAGCCAACCTAGGTGCTAGCATCAATTTGATGCCCTTTTCTCTATACGAGAAGCTAGACTTAGGCGAGCTTTCACCTACCCGAATGACATTGTCCTTAGCTGATAGGTCCGTGAAACACCCGAGGGGCATAGTTGAGAATTTGCTTGTTAAGGTGGATAAGTTCGTTTTTCCGGCCGATTTCGTCATTCTCGACATGGAAGCCGATGAAAACGTATCGTTAATTTTAGGACGCCCATTCCTGAACACCGCTAAAGCTCTCATAGATGTCTTTTTAGGAACCATCACACTTAGAGCGGGTGAGGAATCGGTAGTTTTTAAGGTTATGAATTCGAGAGGGCCTAGTGATAGAGTGCAGGCGGTATCGTTAGTGAGGGAGTGTGAGAAGGACGAGAGAGATGAGGAGAAGGTGGTGAGTGGTCCGAGTCTAGAAAAAGTAATAGgactcaagtgtggggatccaCCTGATAGGAGAGTAGAAGAATTAGAAGCGAGAATGGTGCGTTTAGAATCTAAGCTAGAGATACTAAGTAAAGCTCAGTTAGGGGAGAAACTTCGATATGACGAGTCTAGATTCAAACCGCAAGATGAGGAGTTGAGAGGTTGTGAGAGTGATAAGGGTGTTTGGATTGATTCGAGCAatgatgtaacaccccgaaaatgggtttggtaa